From one Novosphingobium sp. genomic stretch:
- a CDS encoding bifunctional riboflavin kinase/FAD synthetase, giving the protein MIRLTSDLPVPEALRGAIVALGNFDGFHAGHQAVVGEAIRWAKAEGRPAIVATFDPHPVAIFAPDAAPFRLTTLDQRQELFAQAGADAMLVFNFTRAFAATSAHDWVHAVLGHTIGAAGVVTGTDFTFGKGREGDIATLATLGAEIGMKARAVAPVEDTQGVISSSRIRDALRDRDPATATRLLTRPFAIRSTVQHGDKLGRTIGFPTANLALGDYLRPAYGIYAVTGHLPDGRVLKGAANIGVRPHFDPPKELLEPHFFDFSEDLYGQEIEVAFHAFLRGEAKFESMDALIEQIGADCDLARKVLEEV; this is encoded by the coding sequence ATGATTCGCCTGACCTCCGACCTGCCCGTCCCCGAAGCCTTGCGCGGCGCCATCGTCGCCCTGGGCAATTTCGACGGCTTCCATGCCGGTCATCAGGCCGTGGTGGGCGAGGCGATCCGCTGGGCCAAGGCCGAGGGCCGCCCGGCCATCGTCGCCACCTTCGACCCGCACCCCGTCGCCATCTTCGCCCCCGATGCCGCGCCCTTCCGCCTGACCACGCTGGACCAGCGGCAGGAGCTTTTCGCGCAGGCCGGGGCCGATGCCATGCTGGTGTTCAACTTCACCCGCGCCTTCGCCGCCACCTCGGCGCATGACTGGGTGCACGCCGTGCTGGGCCACACCATCGGCGCGGCGGGCGTCGTCACCGGCACCGATTTCACCTTCGGCAAGGGGCGCGAGGGCGATATCGCCACCCTCGCCACGCTGGGCGCGGAAATCGGCATGAAAGCCCGCGCCGTCGCTCCGGTGGAGGATACGCAAGGCGTCATCTCCTCCAGCCGCATCCGCGACGCCCTGCGCGACCGCGACCCCGCCACCGCCACCCGCCTGCTGACCCGCCCCTTCGCCATCCGCAGCACCGTGCAGCATGGCGACAAGCTGGGCCGCACCATCGGCTTTCCCACGGCGAATCTGGCGCTGGGCGACTATCTGCGCCCGGCTTATGGGATCTATGCCGTCACCGGGCACCTGCCCGATGGCCGCGTGCTGAAAGGCGCGGCGAACATCGGCGTGCGCCCGCATTTCGATCCGCCCAAGGAATTGCTCGAACCGCATTTCTTCGATTTCTCCGAAGACCTGTACGGGCAGGAGATCGAGGTGGCCTTCCACGCGTTCCTGCGCGGTGAGGCCAAGTTCGAGTCGATGGACGCGCTGATCGAGCAGATCGGGGCGGATTGCGATCTGGCCCGGAAGGTTCTGGAAGAAGTTTGA
- a CDS encoding dihydrofolate reductase has translation MAELFLIYARAANGTIGVDNRLPWHLPADLKHFKALTLGKPMIMGRKTFESFPSPLPGRRHIVLTRDTGWAREGAEVAHSVEQALALAGDGEVAVVGGAEIYALFMDRAARVELTEVDLTVEGDTFMPPLGAQWHEVSRETHAPENSRPGFAFVTLKRHL, from the coding sequence GGCACCATCGGGGTGGACAACCGCCTGCCCTGGCACCTTCCGGCGGATCTGAAGCATTTCAAGGCGCTGACCCTTGGCAAGCCGATGATCATGGGCCGCAAGACCTTCGAGAGCTTCCCCAGCCCCCTGCCCGGTCGCCGCCATATCGTGCTGACCCGCGACACAGGCTGGGCCCGCGAGGGTGCCGAGGTGGCGCATAGCGTCGAACAGGCTCTAGCACTGGCGGGCGATGGCGAAGTGGCCGTGGTCGGCGGCGCGGAAATCTACGCCCTGTTTATGGACCGTGCCGCGCGCGTCGAACTCACCGAGGTCGATCTGACAGTCGAGGGCGACACCTTTATGCCGCCCCTCGGGGCCCAGTGGCATGAGGTTTCACGTGAAACCCACGCCCCGGAAAACAGCCGCCCCGGCTTCGCTTTCGTGACGCTGAAGCGTCACCTATAG